tcgatcgatggagGGAAGAAGATCAGGCATGAAGCAGCCGGAGGCGGCGAGCGCTACGCTGATGTCGGGCTTGCTGTCATCGCCCTCGAGCAGCACCAGGAACAACCAAAGCACGCCGTCAAGGATGAGTTCCTTTGGGGGCAGTGCGACGGGTTTGAGTCGCACGCTCAGCACACCGCCAGTCGCGGAATCGACGCACATCGGCGGCACGAGCTTCAGTGCTGCCTGGAACGGTGCCAATCTCGGTGGACAGTCTAAGCGGAAGCCCACCTCGCCGCTGATGAGCAACAGCCGTACACTGTTCAAAAGCAGCGGTAACCTGACGGGCATTGGGCGTGTAAATTCACGGTAAGTTACGACCAATACAAAATTGCGGTCATTCCTGTTGCTCTGGTATCTAtctttctcgctttctctctcgctctctttctctctctctcaacgGTTCTAGAGTGATAACAGACGCCAGAAGCCCGGGTCTGGTGAATCGATTGGTGCGGTACTACGATCGCGGCCAGTCCCAGGCGGCCATAAACCGCTCCCAATCACTGTCGAGCGTGTACAACAAACCGGGCCAGTTTCCGCTGGTGCAGCTGCGCAAGCAGGAACTGCGttacaccaacagcagcacggCTCGGCGGAACGGGAACTTCAGCATGGTGCGTATTGCGCCGCCGGAACGATCGCTCTTCCAGACGAACAAGCGCAGCAGCATTTTTCGCAGCGGTTCGATGTTCCTGCCGACCACGAACGAATCGGCGAACGAGTCGTCTTTGTTTGCGGGGCTAGGCACATCACGCAATGGACCCAGCGGCAGTGGCAGCGGGAgtggtggcagtggtggtggtggtggtggtggtggtggtggtggtggtgatgttgcGGACGCCGAAAACCGCGTCATCACACCGTGTGCCGAGCTGGATTCGACGCCGACCCGTAGTGTGCTCGACGCGCTGAAGGAAATTTCCCGAAAGCGTATCAACAGCGAGGAGCTGGACGCGGATCGCATCAAGAAACAGTGCCAGGAGCTGTCGGAGCTTGATGCGGCCGGCAGTGGCCCTCCGTCATCAACGGCGGCCGTTGCCATCGGAACACACGGCCTGGCGACGAAGCGAAGCCGTGAACAGGCATCGGAAAGCAGCCCCGCCTCGCCGTCGGAGCTGGGACCGCCGGGGCTGGGCGGAGTGGGCCGTGCACCCCATTCCGGCGGCGAGCAGCAGACCCAAAAGAAACGGCTTTGCGTGAAGAACAACGACATTCTCAGCTCGCTCAGCTCCAGCCTGGTCGCAATGAACACACCGAAGCGAAATGTAGTACCGCGCAACGATCGTCGCATGTACATGAACCACTCGATCAGCATGTCCAGTCCGGCGATCGGCACCATACCGACCTCATCCTCGACCCTGGTCGGACTAGCGACACCGGAAAAGTTCTCCAACATGGCACTGAATTCACCCGGACCGCTCGAGCGAAGCGACAGTCCGAAAGATACAACAGCCAACGGTCACGCCCAGCAGTCGGTGGCACGCACCAGCACGACACTGGACCACCACTGGAACCAATCGGGCAGGGGTAGCGCTAGCAAGGAGCCAATGGAGCAGCTTCTTCCGCCGCACCGTGCCCCACCAAAGATAACGCTCTTCAACCGACCGTACGAATCGGCGGCAATGACGGGAGTGGCAGATAAACCCGGCTCACCATCGGCCAGGGGCACCCAGTCAAGGCACGCCAGCCGGCTGCTGTCGAGCGATGGCGAAGACGACGAGCACGGCGAGGGCAGTGGGAAGGTTCAGTTTGTAAAGCCGAAGGAGAAATCGcccaacgatgttaccctgtCTGGGTTAGGCTCGGGCGGATTTAGTTCGTCGCGCGATCCGCTTAAGAAACCGGCCCCATCCAAGCTGACGGTAATGCTGAAGTGCTTAAGCGGAGATCTGGACGACTACGAAGAAGAGCAGGAGGAGCAAAAATCACGTCAACCTTCGCAAGCGACTGCGCCTATGCCACAGTCGAGAAATGGGTTTAGCTTCGGTTCCAACGCACCCGCAAAAGATACCGTTGACGGACCGAAGGAACTTCCAACGAGTGGCCCTTCGAAGCAACCGGCGGCCACTACGTTGAAGGACTCAGCGGCATCCACACCCGTGAGTGCTGCCTCCTCTTCCACGCCCGTCACGAACGGCGGACTGTCGGCGTTGATAAACAACCCCATCAAAGATACCGGGCTGGGCAAGATCGCTGTACCAACATCAAAGGagactgttgttgctgttcccgctgcgcaaacgTCCGCAGCGAATGAACCGAAGACGGCGAGCGCTCCATCCGAGGCGGCGAAAACGCTTACGTTCTCGTTCGGATCCAACAGTGCCACTTCTGTCAGCAGCCCTCCGCCGGTAGCgactacaacaacaacgagcACCGGATTTTCCTTGCCGGCCAAACCGccggcaacaacaacgaccGCGGCAGGACAGAGCAGCACAGCGACGCCGGCCTTTTCGTTCGGAACACCGGCCTCCCCAAAGACCACAGGCGCAGCGCAAACAACTAGCAGCCCGATCGCCACTAGCTTGGGAACGTCGAATTTGATCGCTTTCTCGCCGGCACCGGGCACGCTGGGGTCCACATTCGGCGGTAGCGGAGCTGCCAAGCTTCCCTCACCAGTACTTCAGTTCGGAAGTCCGGCAACAACGTCCACGGTCACCACCACAGCTACACCCGGCAGCACATCGACGTTTTCGTTTGTGGCTGGAGCTTCCACAATGCCGACCGCCGCTAATACTCCAGCGATGCCAGCAGCCAGCATCAGCTCGCCTACCACCTTCGGTAGCCCTGGTTCGTTTGGAGGATTCAAACTTCCCCCCGCAGCAACGCAGGCTGGCAGCACTGGCGTCACAACCAGCACGGTGACCACGACGCAATCGGCCACGCCTGCCTTCAGCTTCGGTGCCAACGCAACCACcgctagcagcagcaccaccaccacgacaaTCA
This is a stretch of genomic DNA from Anopheles merus strain MAF chromosome 2R, AmerM5.1, whole genome shotgun sequence. It encodes these proteins:
- the LOC121601770 gene encoding mucin-19, which codes for MFDRSMEGRRSGMKQPEAASATLMSGLLSSPSSSTRNNQSTPSRMSSFGGSATGLSRTLSTPPVAESTHIGGTSFSAAWNGANLGGQSKRKPTSPLMSNSRTLFKSSGNLTGIGRVNSRVITDARSPGLVNRLVRYYDRGQSQAAINRSQSLSSVYNKPGQFPLVQLRKQELRYTNSSTARRNGNFSMVRIAPPERSLFQTNKRSSIFRSGSMFLPTTNESANESSLFAGLGTSRNGPSGSGSGSGGSGGGGGGGGGGGGDVADAENRVITPCAELDSTPTRSVLDALKEISRKRINSEELDADRIKKQCQELSELDAAGSGPPSSTAAVAIGTHGLATKRSREQASESSPASPSELGPPGLGGVGRAPHSGGEQQTQKKRLCVKNNDILSSLSSSLVAMNTPKRNVVPRNDRRMYMNHSISMSSPAIGTIPTSSSTLVGLATPEKFSNMALNSPGPLERSDSPKDTTANGHAQQSVARTSTTLDHHWNQSGRGSASKEPMEQLLPPHRAPPKITLFNRPYESAAMTGVADKPGSPSARGTQSRHASRLLSSDGEDDEHGEGSGKVQFVKPKEKSPNDVTLSGLGSGGFSSSRDPLKKPAPSKLTVMLKCLSGDLDDYEEEQEEQKSRQPSQATAPMPQSRNGFSFGSNAPAKDTVDGPKELPTSGPSKQPAATTLKDSAASTPVSAASSSTPVTNGGLSALINNPIKDTGLGKIAVPTSKETVVAVPAAQTSAANEPKTASAPSEAAKTLTFSFGSNSATSVSSPPPVATTTTTSTGFSLPAKPPATTTTAAGQSSTATPAFSFGTPASPKTTGAAQTTSSPIATSLGTSNLIAFSPAPGTLGSTFGGSGAAKLPSPVLQFGSPATTSTVTTTATPGSTSTFSFVAGASTMPTAANTPAMPAASISSPTTFGSPGSFGGFKLPPAATQAGSTGVTTSTVTTTQSATPAFSFGANATTASSSTTTTTITVFGSSSSLFTNAASSATSTTGTNGATMTSSSTFTFGAPKSTPSAPAPSFTFGATAPTAQASTAPAAASTNAFSSSVAPSTTTFPTFGSIAGAGGGAAATTGAAAATASANPTNPSQPTFTFGGTKPASATTPNLFGAAAPSSNSTTSASSDAGKTNLFASATAQQANASNIFGAAAAGSQAAPAAPSTGGTSVFGVANGAVPSAASSPFTFGAAKPAAAPAPTSGNANSNNNNNNSGTTGSIFGNAVASITSPAGPAATPGMFTFGSAKAPTPGAQGVQNTATSNQQQPQPSNPLGGGGVPTFGATATSNTNSSPFAFGANKAPAGGGIFGGITATNNNSTTGNSNTSTPSAVPAFGATMNGANPVPAFGTTGSIFGSANATGASTGPGSANQSVGSIFGTPQTNGPQNVNNTAASTGQPGGLFTFGASNAANSAPNNATPTFGSNAGSGSTFGGFNATPAAATMSNGIGGNTTAPANKPFTFGASSAGPMVPQNNAQQQQPQQQQQQQAASSQAGAFNFNLGSNAAPKPFNFTGGLGNANANVASPPMFGSPVATGNANPAPNNASPFAFGAMVNGANTAPAPNSNATAGPFTFGASAAQPAPGPASPFNFSAGNVAAVAPQTQQQTGAAFTFGGAQQQQPQQQQQQQQQQQQQPFGMGGGAAPFGAPPAFGAPGGIVPGGVMPTFSIGTNSTPNGPPRRIKVATRRVK